Proteins encoded within one genomic window of Leptospira stimsonii:
- the uvrA gene encoding excinuclease ABC subunit UvrA, translating to MQEIRIRGAREHNLKNINVDIPRDKLVVITGLSGSGKSSLAFDTIYAEGQRRYVESLSAYARQFLGQMEKPDLDLIEGLSPAISIEQKTTHRNPRSTVGTVTEIYDYLRLLYARVGKPHCPECGTPIQSMSIDQITARVLAFPQGSKLQILAPLVSGKKGEHKDILEKVRKDGFNRVRINGEIRTLDEEIVLKKNFKTSIEIVVDRIVMKDGIRSRLADSVETALKQSEGIVILDDGTKDHVLSQKMACPNGHDIGFTELTPRMFSFNSPYGACETCDGLGSLLEFDEDLLINDPELSLVDGCIEAWAGSKSNGFWFMATLKSLSDSLKFKMNTPWKDLPEKTRQTILHGDKKIKIEYDFRGANSHYEFTKEYEGVIPNLQRRYKETKSDSMRQWFESYMTNHPCPTCKGKRLKRESLSVKVHNVPVDEFTSFSIEKALHFVENLKVAGSEEIIAKPILKEIHQRLTFLNDVGVGYLTLERSAGSLSGGEAQRIRLATQIGSRLMGVLYILDEPSIGLHQRDNTKLIATLKNLRDLGNTVLVVEHDHETMEESDWLIDMGPGAGVHGGTIVCAGTPEHVAKDKNSLTGKYLSGRMTIPVPEKLRDGNGFQLQIIGAKENNLKNIDVTIPLGKLVVITGVSGSGKSTLINDILYNAAAHKVMKMKTLAGKHKTIKGFEQIDKIINIDQSPIGRTPRSNPATYTGLFTPIREMFSNLEDAKLRGYGPGRFSFNVSGGRCETCEGDGILKIEMHFLPDVYVTCEVCKGKRYNQETLEVRYKGKNIFDVLEMTIEDANQFFENIPIVKRKLETLMEVGLGYIRLGQPATTFSGGEAQRIKLATELSKRPTGKTLYILDEPTTGLHFEDVRHLSVVLHTLVDRGNSMIVIEHNLDVIKQADWLIDMGPEGGDGGGLVIAEGTPKDVAKVKNSYTGQYLKKIFAGDKKKTG from the coding sequence TTGCAGGAAATTCGGATTCGGGGAGCGAGAGAGCATAACCTTAAAAATATCAACGTGGACATTCCCAGAGACAAACTCGTAGTCATCACAGGTTTGTCCGGTTCTGGAAAATCCTCTCTTGCATTTGATACGATCTACGCGGAAGGCCAGAGAAGATACGTGGAAAGTTTGTCCGCGTATGCGAGACAGTTTTTGGGTCAGATGGAAAAGCCGGACTTGGATCTCATCGAAGGTCTTTCTCCCGCGATCTCGATCGAACAAAAGACGACTCACAGAAATCCAAGATCTACTGTAGGAACTGTAACGGAAATATACGATTATCTCCGATTGCTCTACGCTCGAGTCGGAAAACCTCATTGCCCCGAATGTGGGACTCCGATCCAATCCATGTCGATCGATCAGATCACCGCGCGGGTGCTTGCGTTTCCGCAAGGAAGCAAACTGCAAATCTTGGCTCCTCTGGTTTCCGGGAAAAAGGGAGAACACAAGGACATTTTAGAAAAGGTTCGTAAGGACGGATTCAATCGGGTGAGAATCAACGGAGAAATCCGAACCTTGGACGAAGAGATCGTCCTAAAGAAGAATTTCAAAACTTCCATCGAGATTGTCGTGGATCGGATCGTGATGAAGGACGGAATCCGAAGCAGACTCGCCGATTCCGTGGAAACCGCTCTCAAACAATCCGAAGGAATCGTGATCTTGGACGACGGGACAAAGGACCACGTTCTTTCTCAGAAGATGGCCTGTCCGAACGGACACGATATCGGTTTTACCGAACTCACTCCTAGAATGTTTTCCTTCAATTCTCCTTATGGAGCGTGCGAAACCTGCGACGGTCTGGGAAGTTTATTGGAATTCGACGAAGATCTTCTCATCAACGATCCGGAGCTTTCCCTTGTCGACGGTTGTATTGAAGCCTGGGCCGGCTCGAAGAGCAACGGCTTTTGGTTTATGGCCACTCTCAAGTCCTTATCCGATTCTTTAAAATTTAAGATGAACACTCCCTGGAAGGACCTTCCCGAAAAGACGAGACAGACCATTCTTCATGGCGATAAAAAAATAAAAATCGAATATGATTTCCGAGGTGCGAACTCGCACTATGAATTCACAAAAGAATACGAGGGTGTGATTCCGAATCTTCAAAGGAGATACAAGGAAACAAAGTCGGATTCGATGCGTCAGTGGTTCGAATCCTATATGACCAATCATCCTTGTCCCACCTGTAAGGGAAAACGCCTCAAAAGAGAAAGTCTTTCCGTAAAGGTGCATAACGTTCCCGTGGACGAGTTCACTTCCTTTTCCATCGAAAAGGCCCTTCATTTTGTGGAGAATCTAAAGGTTGCCGGATCCGAAGAAATCATCGCCAAACCGATCTTAAAGGAAATTCATCAGAGGCTAACTTTTTTGAACGACGTCGGTGTAGGATATCTTACACTCGAACGAAGCGCGGGCTCTCTATCCGGAGGAGAAGCGCAGAGGATTCGTCTCGCGACTCAGATCGGATCGAGGCTCATGGGAGTTCTTTATATCCTCGACGAACCTTCGATCGGATTACACCAAAGAGACAATACAAAACTCATCGCCACTCTCAAAAATCTCAGAGATCTGGGAAACACGGTTCTCGTCGTGGAACACGACCACGAAACGATGGAAGAGTCCGATTGGCTCATCGACATGGGACCCGGCGCCGGAGTTCACGGGGGAACGATTGTTTGCGCGGGTACTCCGGAACATGTCGCTAAGGATAAAAATTCTCTCACCGGAAAATATCTTTCGGGAAGAATGACGATTCCGGTTCCAGAAAAACTCAGGGACGGAAACGGTTTTCAACTTCAGATCATCGGAGCCAAGGAAAATAATCTCAAAAATATCGACGTCACGATTCCCCTTGGAAAGTTAGTCGTCATTACGGGCGTTTCCGGATCCGGAAAATCGACTCTGATCAACGACATTCTCTACAACGCGGCCGCGCACAAGGTCATGAAAATGAAGACCTTAGCCGGAAAACACAAGACGATCAAAGGTTTTGAACAGATCGACAAAATCATCAACATCGATCAGTCTCCGATCGGAAGAACTCCTCGTTCCAACCCTGCAACTTATACGGGTCTTTTTACTCCGATCCGAGAAATGTTTTCCAATTTGGAAGACGCAAAACTAAGAGGTTACGGACCCGGAAGATTCAGCTTCAACGTAAGCGGCGGAAGATGTGAAACCTGCGAAGGAGACGGAATTCTAAAAATCGAAATGCACTTCCTTCCCGATGTTTACGTTACCTGCGAAGTCTGCAAAGGGAAACGATACAACCAAGAAACATTAGAAGTTCGTTATAAAGGGAAGAATATTTTCGACGTCCTGGAAATGACCATCGAAGACGCAAATCAATTCTTTGAGAACATTCCGATCGTAAAAAGAAAGCTGGAAACTCTTATGGAAGTCGGGCTCGGTTATATCCGTCTGGGACAACCGGCGACCACATTCTCCGGAGGAGAAGCGCAGAGAATCAAACTCGCCACCGAACTTTCCAAACGACCGACCGGAAAAACCTTATATATTTTGGACGAACCTACGACCGGACTTCATTTCGAGGACGTTAGACACCTTTCCGTAGTACTTCATACACTCGTAGATCGTGGAAATTCTATGATCGTGATCGAACACAATCTGGACGTAATCAAACAAGCCGATTGGTTGATCGATATGGGACCCGAGGGCGGGGATGGAGGGGGGCTTGTGATCGCTGAGGGAACACCGAAAGATGTTGCGAAGGTAAAAAATTCCTATACCGGACAATATCTTAAGAAAATCTTTGCAGGCGACAAAAAGAAAACCGGCTGA
- a CDS encoding acyl-CoA dehydrogenase has translation MNLKEFLSSVPSEEYRSVFRDALPYLVEEGYFEAILGGSFETFHKKIFALGSYPRGIGIGIALMAQTNVAGRILKFVSEGFANETETTPLPNRDQTISIVKELLQGVGTGKNIISMGVSESGWKGRISNITSSYKIEEHRIYLNLSKSFLTNGANCNGFLVVAKSPSESYDVIYVPLNTPGLETELFDLEYAKEATHCRLKGENLSFPSENLIFLNYQGYAPEIHLSEMLSASALFCGYVDLILKTLLREKKENVDPRVAGKILDIQDLLYSKILEISRKKDKDPNFRMEDVHPYGYETSLDLIYSWFTDCVSSVELTKLFPDIGLFYSIHPGKTPIYQKNILKKIRALR, from the coding sequence ATGAATCTGAAAGAATTCTTGTCTTCCGTTCCATCCGAAGAGTATCGTAGCGTATTTCGAGATGCCCTTCCTTACTTGGTGGAAGAAGGATACTTTGAAGCGATTTTGGGTGGATCCTTTGAAACCTTTCACAAAAAGATATTCGCTCTCGGTTCTTATCCAAGGGGAATCGGGATCGGAATTGCGCTTATGGCGCAAACCAACGTCGCCGGAAGAATTCTTAAATTTGTTTCCGAAGGTTTTGCAAATGAAACGGAAACGACTCCGCTTCCCAATCGTGATCAAACGATTTCGATCGTAAAAGAACTCCTACAAGGGGTCGGTACCGGGAAGAACATCATTTCCATGGGCGTGAGTGAAAGCGGATGGAAGGGAAGAATTTCGAATATCACAAGTTCTTACAAGATCGAAGAACATAGGATTTATTTAAATCTATCGAAATCCTTTTTGACGAATGGTGCAAACTGTAACGGTTTTCTCGTCGTCGCCAAGTCACCGTCGGAAAGTTACGATGTGATCTACGTTCCGTTGAACACTCCCGGATTGGAAACGGAACTTTTCGACTTGGAATACGCGAAGGAGGCGACCCACTGTCGTCTCAAAGGTGAAAATCTTTCCTTTCCTTCGGAGAATCTAATTTTTCTAAACTACCAAGGATACGCGCCCGAAATTCATCTTTCTGAAATGCTTTCCGCCTCTGCGTTGTTTTGCGGATATGTTGATCTGATTCTAAAAACCCTTCTTCGGGAAAAGAAGGAAAACGTAGATCCGAGGGTCGCCGGAAAGATATTAGATATTCAAGATTTATTATATTCTAAAATATTGGAGATTTCCCGAAAAAAGGACAAAGACCCGAATTTTAGAATGGAAGACGTTCATCCCTACGGTTACGAAACCTCCCTCGATCTGATCTATTCTTGGTTTACGGATTGTGTCAGTAGCGTGGAACTCACGAAGTTGTTTCCTGATATCGGTCTTTTCTATTCGATTCATCCGGGTAAAACTCCGATCTATCAAAAAAATATCTTGAAAAAGATCAGAGCTCTTCGTTAG